One Anaerolineae bacterium genomic region harbors:
- a CDS encoding Hydroxymethylpyrimidine ABC transporter, transmembrane component, with the protein MESVSQSSKSGVRLFSALGAWFGEARNTILFVIGFLLFWEIAVVVFRIPRYILPSLSSIIRQFIRNFDLIWEYTLITGYETLVGFVIAVAIGVPLAMLTAFSRLLRQTFYPFAVALEMVPKIAFAPLFVTWFGFGFIPKMIIVFLVCFFPILLNGILGFTSLSQEMVYFSRSTGASQLRMFWKIRLPAALPELFVGLKGAAVNATVGATISEWIGGDAGLGYYIQIATGQLRMDLAFAIIFMLTALGLLLFYIVQLVEKRMIPWHVSQRVSVFGKREL; encoded by the coding sequence ATGGAATCAGTTTCTCAATCTTCGAAAAGCGGCGTGAGACTCTTTTCTGCGCTTGGTGCCTGGTTTGGAGAGGCGCGCAATACGATTCTGTTCGTCATTGGCTTTTTGCTCTTTTGGGAAATTGCTGTGGTTGTCTTTCGCATTCCCCGTTATATCCTGCCCTCCCTTTCCAGTATCATCCGTCAGTTCATTCGAAATTTTGATTTGATTTGGGAATATACGTTGATCACTGGCTATGAAACGCTGGTGGGTTTCGTCATTGCCGTTGCCATCGGTGTTCCGCTAGCCATGTTAACCGCATTTTCACGGCTTCTGCGCCAGACGTTTTATCCCTTTGCCGTTGCCCTGGAGATGGTGCCGAAGATCGCCTTTGCGCCGCTGTTTGTGACCTGGTTTGGCTTCGGCTTCATCCCCAAGATGATCATTGTGTTTTTGGTTTGTTTCTTCCCCATCCTCTTGAACGGTATTTTGGGCTTTACCTCTCTGAGTCAGGAAATGGTGTATTTCAGCCGCTCAACCGGCGCCAGCCAGTTGCGAATGTTCTGGAAGATCCGCCTGCCGGCTGCCCTGCCAGAACTGTTCGTGGGGTTGAAGGGTGCGGCTGTCAACGCCACTGTTGGCGCCACGATCTCGGAATGGATCGGCGGTGATGCCGGCCTGGGATACTACATTCAGATTGCTACCGGTCAATTGCGCATGGATCTTGCTTTTGCCATTATCTTCATGCTTACCGCATTGGGGCTGTTGCTCTTCTACATCGTTCAACTGGTTGAGAAGCGGATGATCCCGTGGCATGTCT